The window CCCCAAGTATGTTGTTCCTTTTCTCCTTGCCCTTTTCGTTTCCATTCATTTCCTAACCATGACTAGAGAGCCCTGCTCACAGTGCCAAACCAGTCCCGTCCTTTGTCCACCGATACACCGCCAGAAGTTCTCTTCGCCTTTGCTGTTGCTCGCCAAGATCTTCGGGTACACGACCTCGAACTTGGGCAAGAGCACTGCGCATGACCTTGCTGAATTTTCGCTATGAACCTGTTAGTTACTGCAAGAAAGCTTGAACGTTCAAAGAACTAACCTGATATTCTGTACTTAGAGTTACTACGCATGCTTCGTGAGCCCGCACGATTGTCTCGCATGCCTTTGCCACGCTGGGCGACGCCTCCGACTGGAGCTTATCCGCGATAAGCAGCAGTAAGAACGAGCCCTGGAGCAGATAGATACCGAAGAAGAACGGCATGAATTCCAGACCAGGATCGAATTCAAGTATCaggttgatggcctcggctGCCGCAACAGCATGGCTCGTTGATGTGATGAACCCTTGCGAAGAAATCCAcaagtcttcatcatccaacaGGTTAATAGGATCCCACTTGCCAGAGAGGAGGATATGCAGCACGTGCATCACATGGGTTCCATAAGCAATAACAATGCGAGTCTGAATATTGCTCTCTGTAAGTCGGTTTGATGAATTCGTATGCACAGAGTGGACTGATGGTGTGTTGGTCTCAGGAACTCCGTTACCCTCATTTGCAACGTCGGCTCTATCCTCAACTTGTCGAGGCAAATTCTTGCGCTCGAAAGATTGCAGACTCTGCTCGTATATCTCAAGATGTCGAGTAATCTCGGCGGTCTGAGCATTCCACTCATGACTTTGCCGGAACGAAGTACCGAAGCGAGGATGGTTCTTTGCGTGATGCAAGTCGACGATCTCGCCCAAGATGGTCATCAGAGGCAGGAAATAGCCGAAAATACTATGGCCACGACACTCGTACTGGGGACCATGGGGATGCGGGTGATCAGTCCTGTACCCCTCTGGACTTGTTCCTAGAAGATTGGGATCcgtggttgagtttgagttgttgaGAAACTCGCCGCTCTGCCAATACGCATCATCCATGGGCTGTAACAGACCCTGACATtcgatgtcaaggaggaaTAGGGGGCGATTGTAGCAGAGCGCCAGATGCCTGTCGACAATATATAGAAGCCACCATATCCGGCGTCGCTCCTCACGCTCCTCCNNNNNNNNNNNNNNNNNNNNNNNNNNNNNNNNNNNNNNNNNNNNNNNNNNNNNNNNNNNNNNNNNNNNNNNNNNNNNNNNNNNNNNNNNNNNNNNNNNNNNNNNNNNNNNNNNNNNNNNNNNNNNNNNNNNNNNNNNNNNNNNNNNNNNNNNNNNNNNNNNNNNNNNNNNNNNNNNNNNNNNNNNNNNNNNNNNNNNNNNNNNNNNNNNNNNNNNNNNNNNNNNNNNNNTATCCGTTACCACTGATGCCGCCTTCAGCATCCTCAGTACCGTCAGTGTCCATGGCCTCTTGGGCCGCGGGTGAAGGTCCAGGAGGAAGCTCGCGGCCCAGCTTCAGCTCACGAGCAAGACCCCAAGCAGCAGTCCACCACCGCATACTCGCTCCCTTGTATTCGCTAGCAGAAACAACAACCGCCAAATGAATGTATGTAATCACATCGTCGAGGCTTCCGGCTGCACCGAAAGGGCCCGATTCGCCACTCGTGGCTTCCATGCTAATTGATCCAGGCATGGCCACACCGAGACCGCCAAgagcaacaccatcagcaaCAGGGCTGGGCGCATCACTTGGGGCTGTGTGGATGAGAGGTCGTAGGAGGTAGACTGTGAGCTCCAATAGCTTTTGGCACGTCTTGGCACGCGCTGAAGGTGTACTGGCGAGGAAAGGGGCGTCGCTTGTCTGTGCAGCAACCCACAGCATGCTTGCCAAGAGGGCTGGTTGGcatggtcttggccttgtctgGTCGAGGAAGTATCGTTTTCGAAGGACAAAGCCCAAGACATAGGGTGACATTGGGTGCATTTGcgccgaggaggaagacgcAAAGTAGAGATCGACCAAGTCGCAAGCTAGAGGGATAGGAATTATGTTGTTGAGGTATGGGATTATGGGCTCAAGGACGGGATATCGCAGTTTcgagttgttgaagttgggggGAGGGGCCTGTGTTTGATATTGGCCTGGTGGTGAAGTCATGGAGATGCCCCACCCAGGAGATGTTCCCTTGCCCATAGCGTATCCTAGTGGGCTGTTTCCCATACGGAAAgcagagttgttgttgaagttgggcGGACTTTGAGCCTGCATCGTATATGGGAATTCGGCGTAGCCAGGCATGTTACCTCGCCCGTTGGGAGCGTATGATTGACCGTTCAGGACAGGACCATCCAAGCCCTGCGAGTCGTACGCATGCGGCATACTATTGAAGCCGTTCAGATCGAGACCTCCGTTGTTTTCCATGTGTTCGCCATCCAAGGAAGACCGGCCAAGATGGGGTTGTTCGCTTatgttgccaagatgatcgaGACCCTCGAGGCCTTGGGTATGTCGCATCACATCGTCGCCTGGATCTCGACTCGATTTGCTGCTCGTACTCGGATGTCGTTCATTCGATTGTTGCTCTAGTCCCATATTCGAAGATTCGAGGCCTTTGCTGCTAGTCTGGCCGTTCTCTGATAGAGAATCGTCCATGTTCTGGCCTGTGCCACCTGCCGCAGCCTGAGCCGCAGCCTGTTGGGCTAGTTCTTTCCGTGACGcctttcctctctttttcctttcgCGAATGTACTCGCACCCCAGGCCGAATTCTACACAAGTCAGAAACAGGACATTGACGTCTTGACATCAAAACCTACCAATACAGTGCGCGCAGGGGTGCTGGCCATCACATTTTGTTCGTAACTGGTTACACTGATCGCAGGCTCGACTGATTCGTCTCCTAATGGGCCCTGAAGTGCTCGAGCTGCGTGGGTGAACTCCATAAGGGTGTTGTCGATTCTTTACTTGAGCGGCAGCCCTCTCAAAGTGGCCGTTTGAAAGGGGCACAGCTTGTGAGAGTGGTTGAATCGGATACTGATGGTTCTGGAGCGAGTCCAGGCCGCCGTTCTGCATTGTGCCTTGCTGGACGTTCCCATCAGGTGAGATGTTGGATGAGGCGGCGTTCTGGTAGGGAGAGAAACGTTGAAGTGGATTGGACAACATCTTGCCGGTACTCAGGCTATACCGCAGCGTGCGCGGAAGCTGTTAGGATAACAAGATAATTGTGGACTGAGACAGCTGTGATCGAACTGTTGCAAGCTATTCCCCTCTCTTTGAGATGACGGGGGCAGCTTCTCTGATAAACATGGTCAGATTAGCTTACTGCAGGCAGAACTCAAATCAGTTTATGGGGAAGTGCTGGATATAAGTAAACAGGGGTTTGAGTCTGATGACGGCTGCAGGCGGGTTGTAGAGGTATCGGAACAGAGCAAGATCAACGCGTGTTACTATCAGGGGGGGCAAATTTGTCGGGGAGCGGGGACCGCTGAGGGATTGACAAGGCATCTGACACCTTTGCATTATAGGGAGTGATGAGCACAGGGTTTCCTGGGCAGTGCCTTGTTCGTATAGAGGGTAGGGTGTCCCCGTGTAAGAAGTGAGTAGGCACTTGGCAGGGAGAGTGCAGATGGAAGACTCGAGAAGACGGTAACAGAGTTGATGTGAAGGAACCAAAAGAAACCATCCATACTTACAAGACCCTTGCCgttggagcttgagctggtGTCAAGGCACCGGCTAAATAGCTAATTACCAGATTCGATTCGATTTGCGGTTATATCGAGTACACTTCCTGATCTAGCCCGGTGCTCAATGAAGAGTGCAAGAGTATCAGGGAAAGATCGaccttttgttgttgtaatGGGTTTGGCACGGCAAGTACCTATATAAGAGGTAAGAGAGAATAGAACGAATGCTTCACGTCTTGATTCGCcgacttgagcttgtttttAAAGAGACCCAAGTCAAATCATGTCAGACCAGAATGTGTACTGACTGATTGACTGACAAGTGGATCCTGGAGGGAAGTTGTCAAGTGAATCTGAGTTTATGGTAATATGATATAACCCAGGATCTCGAGAGTCGAATTTAAAAatt is drawn from Fusarium graminearum PH-1 chromosome 3, whole genome shotgun sequence and contains these coding sequences:
- a CDS encoding transcriptional activator xlnR, which produces MQNGGLDSLQNHQYPIQPLSQAVPLSNGHFERAAAQVKNRQHPYGVHPRSSSTSGPIRRRISRACDQCNQLRTKCDGQHPCAHCIEFGLGCEYIRERKKRGKASRKELAQQAAAQAAAGGTGQNMDDSLSENGQTSSKGLESSNMGLEQQSNERHPSTSSKSSRDPGDDVMRHTQGLEGLDHLGNISEQPHLGRSSLDGEHMENNGGLDLNGFNSMPHAYDSQGLDGPVLNGQSYAPNGRGNMPGYAEFPYTMQAQSPPNFNNNSAFRMGNSPLGYAMGKGTSPGWGISMTSPPGQYQTQAPPPNFNNSKLRYPVLEPIIPYLNNIIPIPLACDLVDLYFASSSSAQMHPMSPYVLGFVLRKRYFLDQTRPRPCQPALLASMLWVAAQTSDAPFLASTPSARAKTCQKLLELTVYLLRPLIHTAPSDAPSPVADGVALGGLGVAMPGSISMEATSGESGPFGAAGSLDDVITYIHLAVVVSASEYKGARC